A genomic window from Quercus lobata isolate SW786 chromosome 10, ValleyOak3.0 Primary Assembly, whole genome shotgun sequence includes:
- the LOC115964049 gene encoding proline transporter 2-like isoform X1, with the protein METKKDTSNIEAFNTEQGPIMSSVKHENGLTSAHTIDHDSWQQVGLLLVTSFNCGYILSFSNLMLVPLGWTWGIVCLVVVGLYTAYANWLLAAFHFINGQRFIRYRDLMGFLFGREMYYITWVFQYLTILLGNMGFILLGGKALKEINSEFSDSPLRLQYYIIITGAAYFLFAFLIPTMSAMRRWLGISTILTFTYIIILLVVLVKDGRSNKNKDYKIHGSKVDKVFNGFGAISAIIVCNTSGLLLEIQSTLRKPAVENMRKALYTQYTAGLLVYYGVSIVGYWAYGSAVSTYLPEELSGPKWVKIVINFATFLQSIVSQHMFLAPIHETLDTKFLKLDESMDSKENVKRRFYVRALLFSFNTFVTAAFPFMGDFVNLFGSFTLIPITFVFPSMIFLKVKGKTAKLEKKVWHWSNIILFSLLAVVTTISAVRLIVNDVQQYSFFANT; encoded by the exons ATGGAAACAAAGAAAGACACAAGTAATATAGAAGCTTTCAATACTGAACAAGGTCCAATAATGAGCAGTGTAAAACATGAAAATGGTCTTACATCTGCTCATACCATAGACCATG attCCTGGCAACAAGTTGGGTTGCTGCTGGTGACAAGTTTCAACTGCGGATACATATTGAGTTTTTCAAATCTTATGTTGGTGCCTCTGGGTTGGACTTGGGGTATCGTATGTCTGGTTGTTGTGGGTCTCTACACTGCCTATGCTAACTGGCTCTTGGCtgcttttcacttcatcaatggCCAGAGGTTCATTAGATACAGAGATCTTATGGGctttctttttg GCAGAGAAATGTATTATATCACCTGGGTGTTCCAATACTTGACAATTCTTCTTGGAAACATGGGTTTCATTCTCCTTGGTGGTAAAGCGCTTAAG GAGATCAATTCAGAATTTAGTGATTCACCCTTGAGGCTCCAATATTACATCATCATCACTGGAGCAGCCTACTTCTTATTCGCATTTCTCATTCCAACTATGTCTGCAATGAGAAGATGGCTAGGAATCTCTACCATCCTCACTTTCACTTACATTATCATCCTTCTGGTGGTACTAGTTAAGGACG GGAGatctaacaaaaacaaagattaTAAGATTCATGGAAGTAAAGTAGACAAGGTGTTCAATGGCTTTGGTGCAATTTCAGCCATTATTGTCTGTAACACCTCCGGCTTGCTACTCGAAATACAG TCAACTTTGCGCAAGCCAGCAGTCGAGAACATGAGAAAAGCCTTATATACTCAATACACTGCAGGGCTCTTAGTTTACTATGGTGTAAGCATTGTAGGTTACTGGGCTTATGGTTCAGCGGTATCCACATACCTTCCTGAAGAGCTAAGCGGTCCCAAATGGGTCAAGATTGTCATCAACTTTGCTACCTTTCTACAGTCTATAGTCTCCCAGCAT ATGTTTCTTGCACCAATTCATGAGACCCTTGATACTAAGTTCCTCAAGCTTGATGAGAGCATGGATTCGAAAGAAAACGTCAAACGTAGATTCTATGTGCGAGCACTCCTCTTCTCATTTAACACATTCGTGACAGCAGCTTTTCCTTTCATGGGGGACTTTGTGAACTTGTTTGGATCATTTACACTCATACCTATAACCTTTGTGTTCCCAAGTATGATTTTTCTCAAG GTCAAAGGAAAGACAGCCAAACTAGAAAAGAAGGTGTGGCATTGGTCCaacattattcttttttctctactCGCTGTAGTAACCACAATTTCTGCAGTTCGGTTGATTGTTAACGATGTTCAGCAGTATAGTTTCTTTGCAAATACATGA